The Magnetococcales bacterium genome includes a window with the following:
- a CDS encoding homoserine dehydrogenase, translated as MKELRIGMLGLGTVARGVVSILHTNGAEIERRTGIALKLTRVATRTPGKTWGLNLDGVGIDDDLDGLVQDRAVDVVVELMGGLDPAERLLLAALRAGKDVVTANKALIAERGLNLFDAARIHRREICFEAAVAGAVPIVKAIRESLAANRIESIHGILNGTCNYILTEMRERGLSFAATLAEAQTKGYAEADPSFDVDGIDTAHKLAILAAIAWGTPPAFGSIHVEGIRQIADSDIAWAEEMGFRIKLLAIAKERDQGLELRVQPTLVAQSSMVAQVDGVFNAVFVKGDHAGTTMYHGRGAGERPTASAVVADLVDLARNRNAGGAMRVPPLSVLPESLSPLPVHDIADLQCPYYVRLAVIDRPGVLADITAILAQHGISIDAIHQKGRSVAQEAVGLVLVTHDCLERAMQASLSAIERLRTVQGKPVFIRMEPGLT; from the coding sequence TTGAAGGAACTCCGAATTGGCATGTTGGGTTTGGGTACGGTGGCCCGCGGGGTCGTGTCGATCCTGCACACCAATGGCGCCGAAATCGAACGCCGGACCGGCATCGCCCTGAAGCTGACTCGGGTTGCGACCCGGACTCCGGGAAAAACCTGGGGCTTGAACCTCGATGGGGTCGGCATCGATGACGATCTGGATGGTTTGGTCCAGGATCGGGCGGTGGATGTCGTGGTCGAATTGATGGGGGGGCTGGATCCGGCGGAGCGGCTGCTCCTTGCCGCGTTGCGGGCGGGCAAGGATGTGGTCACGGCCAACAAGGCCCTGATCGCGGAACGGGGACTGAACCTGTTCGACGCCGCCAGAATCCATCGACGGGAGATTTGTTTCGAGGCGGCTGTCGCCGGGGCCGTGCCGATCGTCAAGGCGATTCGGGAAAGTCTGGCCGCCAATCGCATCGAATCGATTCATGGAATCCTCAACGGCACCTGCAACTACATCCTGACGGAAATGCGCGAACGGGGACTTTCCTTTGCCGCCACCCTGGCCGAGGCGCAGACAAAAGGTTACGCCGAGGCCGATCCGTCGTTCGATGTGGACGGTATCGATACGGCCCACAAACTCGCCATCCTTGCCGCCATCGCCTGGGGAACCCCTCCCGCTTTTGGTTCCATCCATGTCGAAGGGATCCGCCAGATCGCCGACAGTGACATTGCCTGGGCGGAAGAGATGGGTTTCCGGATCAAACTCCTGGCCATCGCCAAGGAACGCGACCAGGGGTTGGAACTTCGGGTCCAGCCGACCCTCGTGGCGCAATCGAGCATGGTGGCGCAGGTCGATGGGGTATTCAACGCCGTCTTCGTCAAAGGAGATCATGCCGGAACGACCATGTACCACGGACGGGGGGCGGGAGAACGGCCAACGGCAAGTGCCGTGGTCGCCGATCTGGTCGATCTGGCGCGCAATCGCAACGCCGGTGGCGCCATGCGTGTTCCGCCATTGTCGGTCCTTCCCGAATCCCTGTCCCCCCTGCCGGTCCACGACATCGCCGATTTGCAGTGTCCCTATTATGTCCGGCTGGCGGTGATCGATCGTCCGGGCGTCCTGGCGGATATTACCGCCATTCTCGCGCAACACGGCATTTCCATCGACGCCATCCATCAGAAAGGACGTTCCGTGGCTCAAGAGGCAGTCGGATTGGTCCTCGTAACCCATGATTGCCTGGAGCGCGCCATGCAGGCAAGCCTGTCCGCGATCGAACGCCTGCGGACGGTCCAGGGAAAACCGGTGTTCATTCGCATGGAACCGGGTTTGACTTGA
- a CDS encoding cyclic nucleotide-binding domain-containing protein has product MITSVILKELPFFQSFTMGEIDRLLENPDLVEHHKRGEYIIVQGSDQTRDLFVLVRGEVEITNADHQHITYLEAGSIFGEVSFITNQPRISNVVALGEVIVVRIDKKSVDKVDPGLQLKIKDSLIDILILRLGDMNLKLVEKDRANLALIKTLRERGGLEEPE; this is encoded by the coding sequence ATGATTACAAGTGTAATCCTGAAAGAGTTACCGTTTTTTCAATCATTCACCATGGGTGAGATTGATCGGCTCCTGGAAAATCCCGATCTTGTGGAGCACCACAAGCGCGGGGAATACATCATTGTCCAGGGGAGCGACCAGACCCGGGATCTTTTTGTTCTCGTCCGCGGGGAGGTCGAGATCACCAACGCCGACCACCAACACATCACCTATCTTGAGGCCGGCTCCATTTTTGGCGAAGTCTCCTTTATTACCAATCAGCCACGAATTTCCAACGTCGTCGCCCTGGGAGAGGTCATCGTCGTGCGCATCGACAAGAAATCGGTGGACAAGGTGGATCCCGGATTGCAACTCAAGATCAAGGATTCCCTGATCGATATTCTGATCTTGCGCCTTGGCGACATGAATCTGAAACTGGTCGAAAAAGACCGGGCCAATCTGGCCCTGATCAAAACGCTGCGCGAGCGGGGCGGACTGGAAGAGCCCGAGTGA